One region of uncultured Methanolobus sp. genomic DNA includes:
- a CDS encoding IS1 family transposase (programmed frameshift): MNCPRCKSSDSTKNGIVGGRQRYRCSGCGYNYTVEKKSTAHPESVKKQALQLYLEGLGFRSIGRFLNVSHVTVQNWIKQFGSELEELKSQKEISVVELDEMHTYIGNKKYCWIWIAVDRDRKKFIDCSFGSRGTETGEKLWDKLKEKEIGEVMTDHWRAYAEFLPKEIHTQSKAETYTVEGYNSIFRHFLARLRRKSKCYTKSIEMLKYSIILLMKYRNNEISIFN; this comes from the exons ATGAATTGCCCAAGATGTAAAAGTTCCGATTCCACAAAGAATGGCATAGTTGGTGGACGTCAGCGTTACAGGTGCTCCGGGTGTGGATATAATTATACTGTCGAAAAGAAATCAACAGCACACCCTGAGTCTGTGAAAAAACAAGCTTTACAATTATACCTTGAAGGACTAGGATTTCGTTCAATTGGACGTTTTCTAAATGTTAGCCATGTTACCGTGCAAAACTGGATCAAGCAATTTGGCAGTGAATTAGAGGAACTAAAAAGTCAAAAAGAGATCTCTGTCGTAGAATTAGATGAGATGCACACATACATCGGGAATAAAAAA TACTGCTGGATCTGGATTGCTGTTGATAGAGATAGGAAAAAATTCATCGACTGCTCTTTTGGTAGTAGGGGAACAGAAACAGGCGAAAAACTCTGGGATAAGTTAAAGGAAAAAGAGATTGGAGAAGTGATGACTGATCACTGGAGAGCATATGCAGAGTTCCTTCCGAAGGAGATTCATACTCAATCAAAAGCAGAAACTTATACTGTTGAAGGTTACAACAGTATATTCAGGCATTTTCTAGCAAGGTTAAGAAGGAAGTCAAAGTGCTATACCAAGAGCATTGAAATGCTAAAGTATTCGATCATTCTTTTAATGAAATACAGGAATAACGAGATATCTATATTTAATTAA